Proteins encoded within one genomic window of Streptomyces sp. NBC_00523:
- a CDS encoding discoidin domain-containing protein, giving the protein MRTRRWRWRILSATVSTSLMMVAWPALNASAAGGPNIAAGHRAAASSGKSAGNIADGQQSTYWEGSGKSLPQWVQSDLGKVTRIDQVTLKLPADWSARRQTLSLQGSVDGTSFSTLKTSASYSFAPGSSNKVTISFPATRTRFVRADITANTASDNGQLAELEVRAAAESSVNLATGRPLTASSNTQTYIAANANDGNRASYWESRNNEFPQWLQADLGSSVRVDRVVLRLPDGWETRSQTLKIQGSANGSDFTDLTQARAYTFSPGSETATITFDATTTRYVRVLVTANSVQPGAQVSELEVYGPETGDTQAPSAPTQLAYTEPATGQIKLTWKPSTDDTAVTGYDIYADNTLLTSVAGDVTTYTDTRPASSTVSYYVRAKDAAGNVSGNSNTVTRKGDSGDTQAPTAPSNLSFTEPSSGQIKLTWTASTDNKGVTGYDIYANNVLRKTVAGDVTTYTDTQSAGTTVSYVVRAKDAAGNVSGDSNTVTRNGSTGAASNLAVGKPITASSVVHTFVAENANDNQLSTYWEGAGGSYPNTLTVKLGANADTQSVVVKLNPDSSWGARTQNIQVLGREQSASSFTSLVAAKDYAFSPGSANTVTIPVDARVADVQLKFTSNTGAPAGQVAEFQVLGAPAPNPNLQVSGITVSPAAPVESDPVTLTATVRNTGAVAAPAGKLAFRLGDTKVATANVGALAAGVSAQVSADIGARDAGTYTLSAVADPDNQIIEQNETDNTYTSASGLVVKPVASSDLVPAVATSPSAPAQGDNVAFSVAIRNQGTVASASGAHAVTVTLLDSKGATVKTLTGSYNGSIAAGATGSPVNLGSWTAVNGSYTVKTVVADDAEELPVKRENNTVSSSLFVGRGANMPYDTYEAEDGVTGGGAKVVGPNRTVGDIAGEASGRKAVTLNSTGNYVEFTTRGDTNTLVTRYSIPDSAGGGGIDSKLNIYVDGTFLKAIDLTSKYAWLYGAETGPGNSPGSGSPRHIYDEANVMLGKTVPAGSKIRLQKDAANTSTYAIDFISLEQATQIANPDPAAYAVPAGFTHQDVQNALDKVRMDTTGKLVGVYLPAGDYETASKFQVYGKAVKVIGAGPWYTRFHAPSTQDNTDIGFRAEASAKGSTFANFAYFGNYTSRIDGPGKVFDFSNVSDMVIDNIWNEHTVCLYWGANTDNITIKNSRIRDTFADGVNMTNGSTDNHVVNNESRATGDDSFALFSAIDSGGADMKNNVYENLTSLLTWRAAGVAVYGGYDNTFRNIRIADTLVYSGITVSSLDFGYPMNGFGTGPTTVENVSVVRSGGHFWGTQTFPGIWLFSASKVFQGIRINHVDIVDPTYSGIMFQTNYVGGQPQFPIKDTILTDISISGAHKSGDAFDAKSGFGLWANEMPEAGQGPAVGEVTFNGLRFSDNAQDVKNTTSTMKININP; this is encoded by the coding sequence ATGAGAACGCGACGCTGGAGATGGCGGATTCTTTCCGCGACGGTCTCCACCAGCCTGATGATGGTCGCCTGGCCGGCGCTGAACGCCTCGGCCGCCGGTGGCCCGAACATCGCCGCCGGCCACCGCGCCGCCGCGAGCAGCGGGAAGTCCGCCGGGAACATCGCCGACGGACAGCAGTCCACCTACTGGGAGGGGTCGGGCAAGTCCCTGCCCCAGTGGGTGCAGAGCGACCTGGGCAAGGTCACCCGCATCGACCAGGTCACCCTGAAGCTCCCCGCCGACTGGTCGGCCCGCCGCCAGACGCTCTCCCTCCAGGGCAGCGTCGACGGCACCAGCTTCTCCACGCTGAAGACCTCGGCCTCCTACTCCTTCGCACCGGGCAGCTCCAACAAGGTCACCATCAGCTTCCCGGCGACCCGGACCCGCTTCGTCCGGGCCGACATCACCGCGAACACCGCGTCCGACAACGGCCAGCTCGCCGAACTTGAGGTCCGGGCGGCCGCGGAGTCCTCGGTGAACCTCGCCACCGGGCGCCCGCTCACGGCGAGCAGCAACACCCAGACGTACATCGCGGCCAACGCCAACGACGGCAACCGGGCCAGCTACTGGGAGAGCCGCAACAACGAGTTCCCGCAGTGGCTCCAGGCCGACCTGGGCTCCTCGGTGCGCGTCGACCGCGTGGTGCTGCGGCTGCCCGACGGCTGGGAGACCCGCAGCCAGACGCTGAAGATCCAGGGCAGCGCCAACGGCTCCGACTTCACGGACCTGACCCAGGCGAGGGCGTACACCTTCAGCCCCGGCTCCGAGACGGCGACGATCACCTTCGACGCCACCACCACCCGCTACGTCCGCGTCCTGGTCACCGCCAACAGCGTCCAGCCCGGCGCCCAGGTCTCCGAGCTGGAGGTCTATGGCCCCGAGACCGGCGACACCCAGGCACCGAGCGCCCCGACGCAGCTGGCGTACACCGAACCGGCCACCGGGCAGATCAAGCTGACCTGGAAGCCCTCGACGGACGACACCGCCGTCACCGGGTACGACATCTACGCCGACAACACCCTGCTGACCAGCGTCGCCGGTGACGTCACCACGTACACCGACACCCGCCCGGCGAGCTCCACCGTCTCGTACTACGTACGGGCCAAGGACGCGGCGGGCAACGTCTCGGGCAACAGCAACACCGTCACCCGCAAGGGGGACTCCGGTGACACCCAGGCGCCGACCGCACCGTCCAACCTGAGCTTCACCGAGCCCTCCTCCGGCCAGATCAAGCTGACCTGGACGGCGTCCACCGACAACAAGGGCGTCACCGGGTACGACATCTACGCCAACAACGTGCTGCGCAAGACCGTGGCCGGCGATGTCACCACCTACACCGACACCCAGTCCGCCGGCACCACCGTGTCGTACGTCGTACGGGCCAAGGACGCGGCGGGCAACGTCTCCGGCGACAGCAACACCGTCACCCGCAACGGCTCCACCGGCGCGGCCTCCAACCTCGCCGTCGGCAAGCCCATCACCGCCTCCTCCGTGGTGCACACCTTCGTCGCGGAGAACGCCAACGACAACCAGCTCTCCACCTACTGGGAGGGCGCGGGCGGCAGCTACCCCAACACGCTCACGGTGAAGCTGGGCGCCAACGCCGACACCCAGAGCGTCGTCGTGAAGCTCAACCCGGACAGCAGCTGGGGGGCCAGGACCCAGAACATCCAGGTCCTCGGCCGCGAGCAGAGCGCCTCGTCCTTCACCAGCCTGGTCGCCGCCAAGGACTACGCGTTCAGCCCGGGCAGCGCCAACACGGTGACGATCCCGGTCGACGCCCGGGTCGCCGACGTCCAGCTGAAGTTCACCTCCAACACCGGCGCGCCCGCCGGGCAGGTCGCGGAGTTCCAGGTGCTGGGCGCCCCGGCCCCCAACCCGAACCTCCAGGTCAGCGGCATCACCGTGAGCCCGGCCGCGCCCGTTGAGTCGGACCCGGTCACGCTCACCGCGACGGTGCGCAACACCGGCGCCGTCGCCGCCCCGGCCGGCAAGCTCGCATTCCGGCTCGGTGACACCAAGGTCGCCACCGCGAACGTGGGCGCGCTCGCCGCGGGGGTCTCCGCGCAGGTCAGCGCGGACATCGGGGCGCGCGACGCGGGCACGTACACGCTGAGCGCGGTCGCCGACCCGGACAACCAGATCATCGAGCAGAACGAGACCGACAACACCTACACCAGCGCCTCCGGCCTGGTCGTGAAGCCGGTCGCCAGCTCCGACCTGGTGCCCGCGGTCGCCACCTCGCCGTCCGCCCCGGCCCAGGGCGACAACGTCGCCTTCTCCGTCGCCATCCGGAACCAGGGCACGGTCGCCTCGGCCTCGGGCGCTCACGCCGTCACCGTGACCCTGCTCGACTCCAAGGGCGCCACGGTGAAGACCCTCACCGGAAGCTACAACGGCTCGATCGCCGCGGGCGCCACCGGCTCCCCGGTGAACCTGGGCTCCTGGACTGCGGTCAACGGCTCGTACACCGTGAAGACGGTCGTCGCGGACGACGCCGAGGAGCTTCCGGTCAAGCGCGAGAACAACACCGTCAGCAGCTCCCTCTTCGTCGGGCGCGGCGCCAACATGCCGTACGACACCTACGAGGCGGAGGACGGGGTCACCGGCGGCGGCGCGAAGGTCGTCGGGCCGAACAGGACCGTCGGCGACATCGCGGGCGAGGCGTCGGGCCGCAAGGCGGTCACGCTGAACAGCACCGGCAACTACGTCGAGTTCACCACCCGGGGCGACACGAACACCCTGGTGACCCGCTACTCCATCCCGGACTCGGCGGGCGGCGGAGGCATCGACTCCAAGCTCAACATCTACGTGGACGGCACCTTCCTCAAGGCGATCGACCTCACCTCGAAGTACGCCTGGCTGTACGGCGCCGAGACCGGTCCCGGCAACTCCCCGGGCTCCGGTTCACCCCGGCACATTTACGACGAGGCCAACGTGATGCTGGGCAAGACCGTCCCGGCGGGCAGCAAGATCCGGCTCCAGAAGGACGCGGCCAACACCAGCACCTACGCGATCGACTTCATCAGCCTGGAGCAGGCCACCCAGATCGCCAACCCGGACCCGGCCGCCTACGCCGTTCCGGCCGGCTTCACCCACCAAGACGTCCAGAACGCCCTGGACAAGGTGCGGATGGACACCACGGGGAAGCTGGTGGGCGTCTACCTGCCCGCGGGCGACTACGAGACCGCCAGCAAGTTCCAGGTCTACGGCAAGGCCGTCAAGGTGATCGGTGCGGGGCCCTGGTACACCAGGTTCCACGCGCCCTCGACGCAGGACAACACCGACATCGGCTTCAGGGCCGAGGCGAGCGCCAAGGGCTCGACGTTCGCGAACTTCGCGTACTTCGGGAACTACACCTCGCGCATCGACGGACCGGGCAAGGTGTTCGACTTCTCCAACGTGTCGGACATGGTCATCGACAACATCTGGAACGAGCACACGGTGTGCCTCTACTGGGGCGCCAACACCGACAACATCACCATCAAGAACTCCCGAATCCGCGACACGTTCGCCGACGGCGTCAACATGACCAACGGCTCGACGGACAACCACGTCGTCAACAACGAGTCGCGGGCCACCGGTGACGACAGCTTCGCGCTGTTCTCGGCGATCGACTCCGGCGGCGCGGACATGAAGAACAACGTCTACGAGAACCTCACCTCGCTCCTGACCTGGCGCGCGGCCGGTGTGGCCGTCTACGGCGGCTACGACAACACCTTCCGGAACATCCGCATCGCGGACACCCTGGTGTACTCGGGGATCACCGTCAGCTCGCTCGACTTCGGCTACCCGATGAACGGCTTCGGGACCGGCCCGACGACGGTCGAGAACGTCTCCGTGGTCCGCTCCGGCGGCCATTTCTGGGGCACGCAGACCTTCCCCGGCATCTGGCTGTTCTCCGCCTCCAAGGTCTTCCAGGGCATCCGGATCAACCACGTCGACATCGTCGACCCGACGTACAGCGGCATCATGTTCCAGACCAACTACGTGGGAGGCCAGCCGCAGTTCCCCATCAAGGACACCATCCTGACCGACATCTCCATCTCCGGCGCCCACAAGAGCGGGGACGCCTTCGACGCCAAGTCCGGCTTCGGACTGTGGGCCAACGAGATGCCCGAGGCCGGCCAGGGACCCGCCGTCGGTGAGGTCACCTTCAACGGGCTCAGGTTCAGCGACAACGCCCAGGACGTGAAGAACACGACGTCCACCATGAAGATCAACATCAATCCGTAG
- the pgm gene encoding phosphoglucomutase (alpha-D-glucose-1,6-bisphosphate-dependent): MPHARAGQQARPEDLTDVARLVTAYYALHPDPAEPGQRVAFGTSGHRGSSVATAFNEDHIAATSQAISEYRARQGTDGPLFLGADTHALSEPARVTALEVFAANDVRVLIDTEDGYTPTPAVSHAILTYNRGRASGLADGVVVTPSHNPPGDGGFKYNPPNGGPAGSDATGWIQDRANEIIANGLKDVRRVPYTRALAADTTGRYDFLGTYVADLPSVLDLDAVREAGVRIGADPLGGASVAYWGRIAEQHRLDLTVVNPLTDPTWRFMTLDWDGKIRMDCSSPHAMASLIGRRDRFQIATGNDADADRHGIVTPDAGLMNPNHYLAVAINYLYAHRENWPSGVGVGKTLVSSGMIDRVAADLGRELVEVPVGFKWFVDGLSDGSLGFGGEESAGASFLRRDGSVWTTDKDGILLALLASEIQAVTGESPSQHYAALTARFGEPAYARIDAPADREQKAVLARLSPDQVAADTLAGEPVTAVLTTAPGNGAAIGGIKVTTENAWFAARPSGTEDVYKIYAESFRGAEHLTQVQEEAKAVVSAALDA, from the coding sequence ATGCCGCACGCACGAGCCGGACAGCAGGCGCGCCCCGAGGATCTGACCGATGTGGCACGGCTGGTGACGGCGTACTACGCGCTGCACCCCGATCCGGCCGAGCCCGGCCAGCGGGTGGCCTTCGGCACCTCCGGGCACCGCGGTTCGTCGGTGGCCACCGCGTTCAACGAGGACCACATCGCGGCGACCAGCCAGGCCATCAGCGAGTACCGGGCCCGGCAGGGCACCGACGGGCCGCTGTTCCTGGGCGCGGACACCCACGCCCTGTCGGAGCCGGCCCGGGTCACCGCCCTGGAGGTGTTCGCCGCCAACGACGTGCGCGTCCTCATCGACACCGAGGACGGGTACACCCCGACGCCCGCGGTCTCGCACGCCATCCTGACGTACAACCGAGGCCGCGCCTCCGGCCTCGCGGACGGCGTGGTGGTCACCCCGTCGCACAACCCGCCGGGCGACGGCGGGTTCAAGTACAACCCGCCGAACGGCGGTCCGGCGGGGTCGGACGCGACCGGCTGGATCCAGGACCGGGCCAACGAGATCATCGCCAACGGGCTCAAGGACGTCCGCCGGGTGCCGTACACGCGGGCGCTCGCCGCCGACACGACCGGCAGGTACGACTTCCTCGGGACCTATGTGGCGGATCTGCCCTCCGTCCTGGACCTGGACGCGGTGCGCGAGGCCGGTGTCCGGATCGGTGCCGACCCGCTGGGCGGCGCTTCGGTCGCGTACTGGGGGCGGATCGCCGAGCAGCACCGGCTGGACCTCACGGTGGTCAACCCGCTGACCGATCCCACCTGGCGGTTCATGACGCTGGACTGGGACGGGAAGATCCGGATGGACTGCTCGTCGCCGCACGCGATGGCCTCGCTGATCGGCCGGCGCGACCGCTTCCAGATCGCCACCGGCAACGACGCCGACGCCGACCGGCACGGCATCGTCACCCCGGACGCCGGGCTGATGAACCCGAACCACTACCTCGCCGTGGCCATCAACTACCTGTACGCGCACCGGGAGAACTGGCCGTCCGGGGTGGGCGTCGGCAAGACCCTGGTGTCCTCCGGGATGATCGACCGGGTCGCCGCCGATCTCGGCCGGGAGCTGGTCGAGGTGCCGGTCGGCTTCAAGTGGTTCGTGGACGGGCTGTCCGACGGCTCGCTGGGCTTCGGCGGCGAGGAGTCGGCCGGGGCGTCGTTCCTGCGCCGGGACGGCTCGGTGTGGACGACCGACAAGGACGGCATCCTGCTCGCCCTGCTGGCCTCCGAGATCCAGGCGGTCACCGGCGAGTCCCCGTCCCAGCACTACGCCGCGCTGACCGCCCGCTTCGGCGAGCCCGCCTACGCGCGGATCGATGCCCCCGCCGACCGCGAGCAGAAGGCGGTGCTGGCCCGCCTCTCCCCCGATCAGGTCGCCGCGGACACCCTCGCCGGTGAGCCGGTGACCGCCGTGCTGACCACGGCACCGGGCAACGGGGCCGCGATCGGCGGGATCAAGGTGACCACGGAGAACGCCTGGTTCGCGGCCCGGCCCTCCGGCACGGAGGACGTGTACAAGATCTACGCGGAGTCCTTCCGGGGCGCCGAGCACCTGACACAGGTCCAGGAAGAGGCCAAGGCCGTGGTCTCGGCGGCACTGGACGCCTGA
- a CDS encoding carbohydrate ABC transporter permease — protein MASNTLVSRRGSTSRKSARRRSEGAAERARQRTLISPAQLGRPRGKAVYWIVFGLVMVLFTAVFLGPLYWMVTGGLKTTQEVVQSPPTAFPSSIHTENYSQAWTVMDLSKLLFNTLYYAFGALAFQLIFDVAAAYSLSKLRPIFGKVILGMMLATLMIPATVLVVPQYLTVLDVPLVQRNLVNSPWAIWLPSVTNAFNIFLLKRFFDSIPGELLDAAAMDGASPLRTLRSIILPISRPILGVVSIFAVVGVWKDFLWPMLTLPDPGKQTLNVGIYSLASGVPENVLIAALTIASIPTLLIFLLFQRNIMSGLTAGGLKG, from the coding sequence ATGGCATCGAACACGCTTGTCTCCCGGCGCGGGAGCACCTCACGCAAGTCCGCACGGCGCAGGTCCGAGGGCGCCGCCGAACGCGCCCGCCAGCGCACCCTGATCTCGCCGGCCCAGCTCGGCCGGCCCCGCGGCAAGGCCGTCTACTGGATCGTCTTCGGCCTGGTGATGGTCCTGTTCACGGCGGTCTTCCTCGGCCCGCTGTACTGGATGGTCACCGGCGGTCTCAAGACCACCCAGGAAGTGGTGCAGAGCCCGCCCACGGCCTTCCCCAGCTCCATCCACACCGAGAACTACAGCCAGGCATGGACGGTCATGGACCTGTCCAAGCTGCTGTTCAACACCCTGTACTACGCCTTCGGCGCGCTCGCCTTCCAGCTGATCTTCGACGTGGCCGCGGCCTATTCGCTGTCCAAGCTGCGGCCGATCTTCGGCAAGGTCATCCTCGGCATGATGCTGGCCACCCTGATGATCCCGGCCACCGTGCTCGTCGTCCCGCAGTACCTCACGGTCCTGGACGTGCCCCTGGTCCAGCGCAACCTGGTCAACTCGCCCTGGGCGATCTGGCTGCCGTCGGTCACCAACGCCTTCAACATCTTCCTGCTGAAGCGGTTCTTCGACTCCATCCCCGGCGAACTCCTCGACGCCGCGGCCATGGACGGCGCCTCACCCCTGCGCACCCTGCGCTCGATCATCCTGCCCATCTCCCGGCCGATCCTCGGAGTCGTCTCCATCTTCGCCGTCGTCGGCGTGTGGAAGGACTTCCTCTGGCCGATGCTCACGCTGCCCGACCCGGGCAAGCAGACCCTCAACGTAGGCATCTACTCACTGGCCAGCGGCGTCCCCGAGAACGTCCTGATCGCCGCGCTCACCATCGCTTCGATCCCGACACTGCTGATCTTCCTGCTCTTCCAGCGCAACATCATGAGCGGTCTCACCGCGGGCGGCCTCAAGGGCTGA
- a CDS encoding extracellular solute-binding protein yields the protein MRSAGLRRTRRISRASAAALVTALALTSLASCGTSSSKDDDSSSSSKGSSDPSAPLDPKTKVTISIDCMPPAAKAAELREWKEDIKTFNEKYPNVTINGKSTPGQCNEPPRFTAMLKGKSQPDVFYAYFSDLQQVLDNDGAEDISAYVNDKTVPALKDIQPQVVDVARKDGKLYGLPTSNYTMGLMINRKLFKQAGLDPNTPPATWDEVRAAAKKIAGLGKGISGYGEYSAGNNGGWHFAATQFGLGGDIVDASGKKAAFNNETGKQVLQQLHDMRWEDDSMGKTQLLKWGDLQKQIASDKLGMFLAAPDDIAYMVQQLGAQYETFGLGPIPGGKGTLFGGNNYLIKKGSSPDQIKAAIAWLNFKNLTPGKGQFDWARTKADKLPVGLPQPNFFLGESKTTDDAARAQNATMPVENFKAFMDNPVPGKAEPPKAQEIYKILDNAMSGVLTNKNADVDKLLSTAEQQVNQVLANQ from the coding sequence ATGAGAAGTGCTGGGTTGCGCCGCACACGCCGTATCAGCCGTGCCTCCGCGGCTGCCCTTGTCACCGCACTTGCCCTGACCTCGCTCGCGTCCTGCGGCACGAGCAGCAGCAAGGACGACGACTCGAGCAGTTCGTCCAAGGGTTCGTCCGACCCCTCGGCTCCGCTGGACCCGAAGACCAAGGTGACGATCTCCATCGACTGCATGCCGCCGGCCGCCAAGGCCGCGGAGCTGCGGGAGTGGAAGGAGGACATCAAGACGTTCAACGAGAAGTACCCGAACGTCACGATCAACGGCAAGTCCACCCCGGGCCAGTGCAACGAGCCGCCGCGGTTCACCGCCATGCTCAAGGGCAAGTCCCAGCCCGACGTCTTCTACGCCTACTTCAGCGACCTCCAGCAGGTCCTGGACAACGACGGCGCCGAGGACATCTCCGCGTACGTCAACGACAAGACCGTGCCCGCGCTGAAGGACATCCAGCCGCAGGTGGTCGACGTGGCCCGCAAGGACGGCAAGCTCTACGGCCTGCCGACCAGCAACTACACCATGGGCCTGATGATCAACCGGAAGCTGTTCAAGCAGGCCGGTCTCGACCCGAACACCCCGCCCGCCACCTGGGACGAGGTGCGCGCCGCCGCCAAGAAGATCGCGGGCCTAGGCAAGGGCATCTCCGGCTACGGCGAGTACAGCGCCGGCAACAACGGCGGCTGGCACTTCGCCGCGACGCAGTTCGGCCTCGGCGGGGACATCGTCGACGCCTCCGGCAAGAAGGCCGCCTTCAACAACGAGACCGGCAAGCAGGTCCTCCAGCAGCTGCACGACATGCGCTGGGAGGACGACAGCATGGGCAAGACCCAGCTGCTCAAGTGGGGCGACCTCCAGAAGCAGATCGCCAGCGACAAGCTGGGCATGTTCCTCGCCGCCCCCGACGACATCGCGTACATGGTGCAGCAGCTCGGCGCCCAGTACGAGACCTTCGGGCTCGGCCCCATCCCCGGCGGCAAGGGCACGCTCTTCGGCGGCAACAACTACCTGATCAAGAAGGGCAGCTCGCCCGACCAGATCAAGGCCGCCATCGCCTGGCTGAACTTCAAGAACCTCACCCCCGGCAAGGGCCAGTTCGACTGGGCCCGCACCAAGGCCGACAAGCTCCCCGTGGGCCTGCCGCAGCCGAACTTCTTCCTCGGCGAGAGCAAGACCACGGACGACGCCGCACGCGCCCAGAACGCGACGATGCCCGTCGAGAACTTCAAGGCCTTCATGGACAACCCCGTCCCCGGCAAGGCCGAGCCGCCGAAGGCCCAGGAGATCTACAAGATCCTCGACAACGCCATGTCCGGTGTCCTGACCAACAAGAACGCCGACGTCGACAAGCTGCTCTCCACCGCCGAGCAGCAGGTCAACCAGGTTCTGGCGAACCAGTAA
- a CDS encoding GNAT family N-acetyltransferase, with amino-acid sequence MPLDSRPAVLRKARADDAGPLTRLFLASRAAALPYLARVHSDEATLAWLTHVVLPGTDVRVAEIHEGGEARIAGFLSLDGSELEQLYLDPGLRRRGIGSLLLAAAKEASPGGLTLYTFQRNTAARSFYEHHGFTPVAFDDGSRNEENEPDVRYRWAPGV; translated from the coding sequence ATGCCGTTGGACAGCCGCCCCGCCGTGCTCCGGAAGGCCCGGGCGGACGACGCCGGGCCCCTGACCCGGCTCTTCCTCGCCTCCCGCGCCGCCGCCCTGCCGTATCTGGCGCGGGTGCACAGCGACGAGGCGACGCTGGCCTGGCTGACCCATGTGGTGCTGCCCGGCACTGATGTCCGGGTGGCCGAGATCCACGAGGGCGGGGAGGCGCGGATCGCCGGCTTCCTCTCGCTGGACGGCTCCGAGCTGGAACAGCTCTACCTCGACCCCGGTCTGCGCCGCCGGGGCATCGGCTCGCTCCTGCTGGCGGCGGCCAAGGAGGCCAGCCCCGGAGGGCTCACGCTGTACACCTTCCAGCGCAACACCGCGGCCCGGTCCTTCTACGAGCACCACGGCTTCACCCCGGTCGCCTTCGACGACGGGAGCCGCAACGAGGAGAACGAGCCGGACGTGCGGTACCGGTGGGCGCCCGGCGTGTGA
- a CDS encoding 4'-phosphopantetheinyl transferase family protein, giving the protein MYQPHVFTLTEDGYRGPAPSWSAGVPSLWLVDTDRAAEAALLLAPKILDASELARAERLAFPADRACYTAAHLALRLLLGARQGVAPEAVRLTRERCPSCDGPHGRPATGGGTHFSLSHTRGVALLAFAGAPVGVDVERVPEARVVQEVSAQLHPAEAAELAELPPEERPAAFARVWTRKEAYLKGEGTGLAGGLHREHVGTGPRPVGPPGWAVTDVAVPAGYAAAVAVRAAGRSPAEGDDRRK; this is encoded by the coding sequence GTGTACCAGCCCCATGTGTTCACGCTGACCGAGGACGGCTACCGGGGGCCCGCGCCCTCCTGGAGCGCCGGCGTCCCCTCCCTGTGGCTGGTGGACACGGACCGCGCGGCCGAGGCCGCCCTGCTGCTGGCACCGAAGATCCTCGACGCCTCGGAGCTCGCCCGGGCGGAGCGGCTGGCGTTCCCCGCGGACCGGGCGTGCTACACCGCCGCCCACCTGGCCCTGCGCCTGCTGCTCGGGGCGCGCCAAGGCGTCGCCCCGGAGGCCGTACGGCTGACGCGGGAGCGCTGCCCGTCCTGCGACGGCCCGCACGGCCGGCCCGCGACGGGCGGCGGCACGCACTTCTCGCTCTCCCACACCCGGGGCGTCGCGCTGCTGGCGTTCGCGGGCGCCCCGGTCGGGGTGGACGTGGAGCGGGTCCCGGAGGCGCGGGTGGTCCAGGAGGTCTCGGCGCAGCTGCACCCGGCCGAGGCGGCCGAGCTGGCCGAGCTGCCGCCGGAGGAACGGCCCGCCGCCTTCGCCCGGGTGTGGACCCGCAAGGAGGCGTACCTCAAGGGGGAGGGCACCGGCCTGGCGGGCGGACTGCACCGCGAGCACGTCGGCACCGGCCCGCGCCCGGTCGGCCCGCCGGGCTGGGCCGTCACCGATGTCGCCGTCCCCGCCGGGTACGCGGCGGCGGTGGCCGTGCGAGCGGCGGGGCGGTCGCCCGCCGAGGGCGACGACCGGCGAAAATGA
- a CDS encoding carbohydrate ABC transporter permease, producing MSAPTLSPRKATRPRPGHRSSARPDSAREEFLRALRRNISAHGFLIGAVLCFSLFSWYPMVREFILAFQNNEDGTTTWAGWSNLTYVFNDPAFWQAWRNTLLFTVLALLLGFVVPFAVAVVLNEFRHGQGYLRLLVYLPVMLPPVASVLLFKYFYDPGYGLFNRILGIFHLPEQQWLQDTSTSMLSVVIAATWMNMGGATLIYLAALQGIPGELYEAAELDGAGLLRKIWHVTIPQTRLILSLLLLMQIIATMQVFTEPFLLTNGAGPEGSTTTVVYLIYQYAFNFNNYGSAAALGLVLLVVLAGFSAVYVRLSRSSED from the coding sequence ATGTCGGCCCCAACCCTGTCCCCCCGCAAGGCGACCCGGCCTCGCCCAGGACACCGAAGCTCCGCCCGCCCGGACTCCGCCCGCGAGGAGTTCCTGCGCGCCCTGCGCCGCAACATCTCGGCGCACGGCTTCCTGATCGGAGCGGTGCTCTGCTTCTCGCTCTTCTCCTGGTATCCGATGGTCCGGGAATTCATCCTGGCCTTCCAGAATAACGAGGACGGCACCACCACCTGGGCCGGCTGGTCCAACCTCACGTACGTCTTCAACGACCCGGCCTTCTGGCAGGCCTGGCGCAACACCCTGCTGTTCACGGTGCTCGCCCTGCTCCTCGGCTTCGTCGTCCCGTTCGCCGTCGCCGTCGTGCTCAACGAGTTCCGGCACGGCCAGGGCTACCTGCGGCTGCTCGTCTACCTCCCCGTGATGCTGCCGCCGGTCGCCTCCGTCCTGCTCTTCAAGTACTTCTACGACCCCGGCTACGGGCTCTTCAACCGCATCCTGGGCATCTTCCACCTGCCCGAACAGCAGTGGCTCCAGGACACCAGCACCTCGATGCTCTCCGTCGTCATCGCGGCGACCTGGATGAACATGGGCGGCGCCACCCTCATCTACCTCGCCGCGCTCCAGGGCATCCCCGGCGAGCTCTACGAGGCGGCCGAGCTCGACGGCGCCGGGCTGCTGCGCAAGATCTGGCACGTCACCATCCCGCAGACCCGCCTCATCCTCTCGCTCCTGCTGCTCATGCAGATCATCGCGACGATGCAGGTCTTCACCGAGCCCTTCCTGCTGACCAACGGCGCCGGACCCGAGGGCTCCACCACCACCGTCGTCTACCTCATCTACCAGTACGCCTTCAACTTCAACAACTACGGCAGCGCGGCGGCACTCGGCCTCGTCCTGCTCGTCGTCCTCGCGGGATTCTCCGCGGTGTACGTACGACTGAGCCGCAGCAGCGAAGACTAG